Proteins from one Mycolicibacter virginiensis genomic window:
- the zomB gene encoding flagellar motor control protein ZomB, protein MLPSPSASSARGATSGRAPDPRVRPLGWPAVSYSPSVRLSSWAGVAVVLLMFGIGAWRRRWISDDGLIVLRTVRNLLAGNGPVFNVGERVEANTSTAWTYLMYLGSWLGGPVRMEYVALVFALVLSLAGVAMLMLGAARLYAPGLQGRRALLLPAGALVYIAIPPARDFATSGLEAGLVLAYLGLLWWMLVCWSQALRMPRSRARGALFTGCLAFVAGCSVLVRPELALIGGGALIMLLISVRDWRPRALILVAGGALPVAYQIFRMGYYALLVPGTALAKDAAGDKWSQGMIYLANFNAPYALWVPAVLLVALGAALWVGSAVRYRPRRPVPPGVGRWARLVQSPGAVVCFFVFSGLLQAAYWVRQGGDFMHGRVLLAPLFCMLAPVAVIPVLLADGARYRREAGYPLSGAVGLLWMAVAGWALWAANSPGMGDDATRVTYSGIVDERRFYSQATGNAHPLTAADYLGYPRMRAVLTTIAATPDGALLLPSGNYDQWDVVPVILPVPPGIGVPTDPDPGGTGPHTVFFTNMGMLGMNTGLDVRVLDQIGLINPIAAHTERLEHGRIGHDKDLFRDWVVADGPWVKWYPLIPAYLDQDWIAQAEAAMRCPDTAAVLGSVRAPMGPRRFLSNVLHSPGFTRYRIERVPRDELIRCGLAVPEPTRPTYTGMPPELP, encoded by the coding sequence GTGTTGCCGTCGCCTTCGGCTAGCTCGGCCCGGGGGGCCACGAGCGGCAGAGCGCCGGACCCCCGGGTCCGGCCGCTGGGCTGGCCCGCGGTCTCCTACAGCCCGTCGGTGCGGCTGAGCTCCTGGGCCGGCGTAGCGGTGGTGCTGCTGATGTTCGGCATCGGCGCGTGGCGGCGGCGCTGGATCTCCGACGACGGCCTGATCGTGCTGCGCACCGTGCGCAACCTGTTGGCCGGCAACGGCCCGGTGTTCAACGTCGGGGAGCGCGTCGAGGCCAATACCTCGACGGCTTGGACGTATCTGATGTATCTCGGCAGCTGGCTCGGTGGGCCGGTGCGTATGGAATACGTGGCGCTGGTCTTCGCGCTGGTGCTGAGCCTGGCCGGAGTGGCGATGCTGATGCTGGGCGCCGCACGGCTCTACGCGCCGGGCCTGCAGGGTCGCCGCGCGCTGCTGCTGCCGGCCGGGGCGCTGGTCTACATCGCGATTCCCCCGGCCCGAGACTTCGCCACCTCCGGCCTGGAGGCCGGCCTGGTGCTGGCCTACCTCGGGCTGCTGTGGTGGATGCTGGTCTGCTGGTCCCAGGCGCTGCGGATGCCCCGATCCCGTGCTCGCGGCGCCCTTTTCACCGGATGCCTGGCGTTCGTGGCCGGTTGCAGTGTGCTGGTCCGCCCCGAATTGGCGCTGATCGGCGGCGGCGCGCTGATCATGCTGTTGATCTCGGTGCGGGATTGGCGGCCCCGCGCGCTGATCCTGGTGGCCGGCGGCGCCCTGCCGGTGGCCTATCAGATCTTCCGGATGGGCTACTACGCCCTGCTGGTGCCGGGAACCGCGCTGGCCAAAGACGCGGCCGGCGACAAGTGGTCGCAGGGCATGATCTACCTGGCCAACTTCAACGCCCCCTACGCGCTGTGGGTGCCCGCCGTGTTGCTGGTGGCGCTCGGCGCGGCACTGTGGGTCGGCTCCGCCGTCCGCTACCGGCCGCGCCGGCCGGTGCCGCCCGGCGTCGGCCGGTGGGCCCGGCTGGTGCAGAGCCCCGGCGCGGTGGTCTGTTTCTTCGTGTTCAGCGGTCTGCTGCAGGCGGCCTACTGGGTGCGTCAGGGCGGCGACTTCATGCACGGGCGGGTGCTGTTGGCGCCGCTGTTCTGCATGCTGGCCCCGGTGGCGGTCATTCCGGTGCTACTAGCCGACGGCGCGCGCTACCGGCGGGAAGCCGGCTACCCGCTCAGTGGTGCGGTCGGTCTGCTGTGGATGGCGGTGGCCGGCTGGGCGCTGTGGGCGGCCAACTCCCCGGGGATGGGCGACGACGCGACCCGCGTCACCTACTCCGGGATCGTCGACGAGCGCCGGTTCTACTCCCAGGCGACCGGCAACGCCCACCCGCTGACCGCCGCGGATTACCTCGGCTATCCGCGGATGCGCGCGGTGTTGACCACGATCGCCGCCACCCCCGACGGGGCGTTGCTGTTGCCGTCGGGCAACTACGACCAGTGGGACGTCGTGCCGGTCATCCTGCCGGTGCCCCCGGGCATCGGCGTTCCGACCGATCCCGATCCGGGCGGTACCGGGCCGCACACTGTCTTCTTCACCAACATGGGCATGTTGGGGATGAACACCGGCCTGGACGTTCGGGTGCTGGACCAGATCGGGTTGATCAATCCGATCGCGGCGCACACCGAGCGGCTGGAGCACGGCCGGATCGGCCACGACAAGGACCTGTTCCGGGACTGGGTGGTGGCCGACGGGCCGTGGGTCAAGTGGTACCCGCTGATCCCGGCCTACCTGGACCAGGACTGGATCGCCCAGGCGGAGGCGGCCATGCGCTGCCCCGACACCGCGGCGGTGCTGGGCTCAGTGCGTGCGCCGATGGGCCCGCGCCGTTTCCTGTCCAACGTGTTGCACTCGCCGGGCTTCACCCGCTACCGGATCGAGCGGGTCCCGCGCGACGAATTGATCCGCTGCGGACTGGCCGTGCCCGAACCGACCCGACCGACCTATACCGGGATGCCGCCTGAGCTCCCCTGA
- a CDS encoding glycosyltransferase: MTDTSRAVSRLSRIILPRQGEPLDVRKLYIEESETNSRRAHPLTRTSLEIGEESEVSFATYFNAFPASYWRRWSIVESVVLQLELTGAGRVDVYRSKATGARIAVDGKPFGSVENNDTPTVVEFEIGLQPFEDGGWIWFDITTDTAVTLDRGGWYAPIEAPSRADIAVGIPTFNRPDDCVNALLALTSDPDVDEVISAVIVPDQGTRKVRDHPGFAAAAAGLGDRLSIHNQPNLGGSGGYSRVMYEALKNTGCEQILFMDDDIRIEPDSILRALALNRFAKTPTLIGGHMLNLQEPSHLHIMGEVVDSGVFMWTNAPHTEYDHNFATDSLAESPDLHRRIDVDFNGWWMCMIPRAVAEEIGQPIPSFIKWDDAEYGIRAGEHGYPTVTLPGAAIWHMAWSDKDDAIDWQAYFHLRNRLMVAALHWDGNISGLIRSHLKATLKHLACLEYSTVAVQNKALDDFMAGPEHIFSILESALPDIHALRKAYPDAVVLPAASELPTPSQRRKPMRPPVQPLSIGYRLARGILHNLKATEPEHHRRPQLNVPTQDARWFLLCTQDGVTVTTADGRGVVYRQRDREKMFSLLRESLRRQYELARRFDSLRRTYRRALPTLASKQQWETVLLPDGAASS; this comes from the coding sequence ATGACCGACACTTCGCGCGCGGTGAGCCGGCTTTCGCGGATCATCCTGCCTCGCCAGGGCGAGCCGCTGGATGTGCGCAAGCTCTACATCGAGGAATCCGAGACCAACAGCCGACGGGCACACCCGCTCACCCGCACCAGCCTGGAGATCGGCGAGGAGTCCGAAGTCTCGTTCGCCACGTACTTCAACGCCTTCCCGGCGTCCTACTGGCGTCGCTGGTCGATCGTCGAATCGGTGGTGCTGCAGCTGGAGCTGACCGGGGCCGGACGCGTCGACGTCTACCGCTCCAAGGCGACCGGTGCGCGTATCGCGGTGGACGGCAAGCCTTTCGGGTCGGTCGAGAACAATGACACCCCGACGGTGGTGGAATTCGAGATTGGCCTGCAGCCGTTCGAGGACGGTGGCTGGATCTGGTTCGACATCACCACAGACACCGCGGTCACGCTGGACCGCGGCGGCTGGTACGCCCCGATCGAGGCGCCCAGCCGGGCCGACATCGCCGTGGGCATCCCGACCTTCAACCGGCCCGACGACTGCGTCAACGCGCTGCTCGCGCTGACCTCCGACCCCGACGTCGACGAGGTGATCAGCGCGGTCATCGTGCCCGACCAGGGCACCCGCAAGGTCCGCGACCACCCCGGGTTCGCCGCGGCCGCCGCCGGTCTGGGAGACCGGCTGTCGATACACAACCAGCCCAACCTCGGCGGGTCCGGTGGCTACAGCCGGGTCATGTACGAGGCGCTGAAAAACACTGGCTGCGAACAGATCCTGTTCATGGACGATGACATCCGCATCGAGCCGGACTCGATCCTGCGGGCACTGGCCCTGAACCGGTTCGCCAAGACGCCCACCCTGATCGGCGGGCACATGCTCAACCTGCAGGAGCCCTCGCACCTGCACATCATGGGTGAGGTCGTCGACTCGGGCGTGTTCATGTGGACCAACGCCCCACACACCGAGTACGACCACAACTTCGCCACCGACTCGCTGGCCGAGTCCCCGGACCTGCACCGGCGCATCGACGTCGACTTCAACGGCTGGTGGATGTGCATGATCCCGCGCGCCGTTGCCGAGGAGATCGGCCAGCCGATCCCGTCGTTCATCAAGTGGGACGACGCCGAGTACGGGATCCGGGCCGGCGAGCACGGCTACCCGACCGTCACCCTGCCCGGAGCGGCGATCTGGCACATGGCCTGGAGCGACAAAGACGACGCGATCGACTGGCAGGCCTACTTCCACCTGCGCAACCGGCTCATGGTGGCGGCGCTGCACTGGGACGGCAACATCTCCGGACTGATCCGCAGCCACCTCAAGGCCACCCTGAAACACCTTGCCTGCCTGGAGTACTCGACGGTCGCCGTGCAGAACAAGGCGCTGGACGACTTCATGGCGGGCCCCGAGCACATCTTCTCGATCCTGGAGTCGGCGCTGCCCGACATCCACGCGCTGCGCAAGGCCTACCCCGACGCGGTGGTGCTGCCGGCGGCCAGTGAGCTGCCGACCCCGTCGCAGCGGCGCAAGCCGATGCGGCCCCCGGTGCAGCCGCTGTCCATCGGCTATCGCCTGGCCCGCGGCATCCTGCACAACCTCAAGGCCACCGAGCCGGAGCACCATCGGCGCCCGCAGCTCAACGTGCCGACCCAGGACGCCCGCTGGTTCCTGCTGTGCACCCAGGACGGCGTCACCGTCACCACCGCCGACGGACGTGGTGTGGTCTACCGGCAACGCGACCGGGAGAAGATGTTCTCGCTGCTGCGCGAATCGTTGCGCCGCCAATACGAATTGGCGCGCCGGTTCGACAGTCTGCGCCGGACCTACCGCCGGGCGCTGCCCACGCTGGCAAGCAAACAGCAGTGGGAGACGGTGCTGCTTCCCGACGGTGCCGCGTCGTCATGA
- a CDS encoding esterase family protein encodes MPRMKLLDRLMVAAGGAALLAGLVGFVGGTPEASAFSRPGLPVEYLQVPSAGMGRDIKVQFQSGGQGSPGLYLLDGMRAQDDFNGWDINTPAFEWYLNSGISVIMPVGGQSSFYSDWYKPACGKAGCSTYKWETFLTSELPAYLASEYGVSQSRNAAVGLSMAGSSALTLAIYHPNQFTYAGSLSGYLNPSTGKGWIGLSMGDAGGYKKNDMWGDDNDPAWLRNDPTVNVDKLVANNTRLWVFCGNGKANELGGDNIPAVFLEQNFMIGANKKFQELYTAAGGNNAIFNFPEYGTHSWEYWGQQLQAMKPDLQSHLGATPGGGASSSSGE; translated from the coding sequence ATGCCAAGAATGAAGCTGCTTGACAGGTTGATGGTCGCCGCCGGTGGCGCGGCCCTGCTGGCGGGACTGGTCGGTTTCGTCGGTGGTACCCCGGAGGCGAGCGCGTTCTCCCGGCCGGGTCTGCCGGTCGAGTACCTGCAGGTGCCTTCGGCGGGTATGGGTCGTGACATCAAGGTCCAGTTCCAGAGCGGTGGTCAGGGTTCCCCGGGCCTGTACCTGCTCGACGGCATGCGGGCCCAGGACGACTTCAACGGCTGGGACATCAACACCCCGGCATTCGAGTGGTACCTGAACTCGGGCATCTCGGTGATCATGCCGGTCGGTGGCCAGTCCAGCTTCTACAGCGACTGGTACAAGCCGGCTTGCGGCAAGGCGGGCTGCTCCACCTACAAGTGGGAGACCTTCCTCACCAGCGAGCTGCCGGCCTACCTGGCCTCCGAGTACGGCGTGAGCCAGAGCCGCAACGCGGCGGTCGGCCTGTCGATGGCGGGTTCGTCGGCGCTGACGCTGGCGATCTACCACCCCAACCAGTTCACCTACGCGGGTTCGCTGTCGGGTTACCTGAACCCGTCCACCGGCAAGGGCTGGATCGGTCTGTCGATGGGTGACGCCGGCGGCTACAAGAAGAACGACATGTGGGGCGACGACAACGACCCGGCATGGTTGCGCAACGACCCGACGGTCAACGTCGACAAGCTGGTGGCCAACAACACCCGCCTGTGGGTCTTCTGCGGTAACGGCAAGGCCAACGAGCTGGGTGGCGACAACATCCCGGCCGTGTTCCTCGAGCAGAACTTCATGATCGGTGCGAACAAGAAGTTCCAGGAGCTCTACACCGCGGCCGGTGGCAACAACGCGATCTTCAACTTCCCGGAGTACGGCACGCACAGCTGGGAGTACTGGGGTCAGCAGCTGCAGGCCATGAAGCCGGACCTGCAGAGCCACCTGGGCGCCACGCCGGGAGGCGGCGCGAGCAGCAGCTCGGGCGAGTAG
- a CDS encoding decaprenyl-phosphate phosphoribosyltransferase encodes MSAETQDRTSELGPPANLLSGVIKAIRPRQWVKNVLVVAAPLAALGGGVHYDYADLARKSLIAFVVFSLAASAVYLINDAQDVEADRAHPTKRFRPIAAGVVPVGLAYGLAALLGAASLGISWWLTPNLALVMAIYLAIQLAYCFGLKHQAVLDICIVSSGFLIRAIAGGVAASIPLSQWFLLVMAFGSLFMAAGKRYAEKQLAEQTGAKIRKSLENYTSTYLRFVWTASATAMLVCYSLYAFERDSGSGSWFAVSIIPIVIGVLRFAVDVDGGMAGEAEDILRRDRVLQLAALAWIGTIGVAVAFG; translated from the coding sequence ATGAGCGCAGAAACGCAAGATCGCACGTCGGAGCTCGGCCCGCCGGCCAACCTGCTCTCCGGGGTGATCAAGGCCATCCGGCCCCGCCAGTGGGTGAAGAACGTCCTGGTGGTTGCGGCCCCGCTGGCCGCGCTCGGTGGCGGCGTCCACTACGACTACGCCGATCTGGCCCGCAAGTCGCTGATCGCGTTCGTGGTGTTCTCCCTGGCGGCGTCCGCGGTGTACCTGATCAACGACGCCCAGGACGTGGAAGCCGACCGGGCGCATCCCACCAAGCGATTCCGGCCGATCGCCGCCGGTGTGGTGCCGGTCGGGCTGGCCTATGGGCTGGCGGCGCTGCTGGGGGCGGCCTCGCTGGGCATCTCCTGGTGGCTGACCCCGAACCTGGCCCTGGTGATGGCCATCTATCTCGCCATCCAGCTGGCCTACTGCTTCGGTCTCAAACATCAAGCGGTGCTGGACATCTGCATCGTCTCGTCGGGGTTCCTGATCCGGGCTATCGCCGGCGGTGTGGCCGCGAGCATCCCGTTGTCACAGTGGTTCCTGTTGGTGATGGCGTTCGGGTCGCTGTTCATGGCGGCCGGCAAGCGCTACGCCGAGAAGCAATTGGCCGAACAGACCGGCGCCAAGATCCGTAAGTCGCTGGAGAACTACACCAGCACCTACCTGCGGTTCGTCTGGACGGCATCGGCGACCGCGATGTTGGTCTGCTACAGCCTGTATGCGTTCGAACGCGACAGCGGTTCGGGTTCGTGGTTCGCGGTATCGATCATTCCGATCGTCATCGGAGTGCTGCGTTTCGCGGTCGACGTCGACGGCGGCATGGCCGGCGAAGCGGAGGACATCCTGCGCCGTGACCGGGTGTTGCAGCTGGCGGCGCTGGCCTGGATCGGAACCATCGGTGTTGCCGTCGCCTTCGGCTAG
- a CDS encoding phosphatase PAP2 family protein — protein MTELGSAPDRMDLDDSVPPHGEDAVLVGVQSALTGRPGVLPVARAMSHFGEHSLGWLAVAALGALLQPQRRRSWLVAGAGTFAAHAAAVIIKRIVRRKRPHHPAIAINVGTPSALSFPSAHATSTAAAAILLGRAAGLRRGALPAALVPPMALSRMVLGVHYPSDVAAGALVGAAVAAAAIRLDNSGDSA, from the coding sequence ATGACCGAACTCGGCAGCGCCCCCGACCGCATGGACTTGGATGATTCGGTACCCCCGCACGGCGAGGATGCCGTGCTGGTCGGGGTGCAGTCGGCACTGACCGGTCGGCCCGGTGTGCTGCCGGTGGCCCGGGCGATGTCGCACTTCGGTGAGCACAGCCTGGGCTGGCTGGCGGTAGCGGCGCTCGGCGCCCTGCTTCAGCCGCAGCGGCGCCGCAGCTGGCTGGTGGCCGGCGCCGGAACCTTCGCCGCGCACGCCGCGGCGGTGATCATCAAACGCATCGTGCGGCGCAAACGCCCGCACCACCCGGCCATCGCGATCAATGTCGGCACCCCAAGTGCCTTGAGCTTCCCCTCGGCGCACGCCACCTCCACCGCGGCGGCGGCCATCCTGCTGGGCCGCGCGGCCGGCCTGCGGCGCGGAGCCCTGCCGGCGGCACTGGTACCGCCGATGGCGCTGTCACGCATGGTGCTCGGGGTGCACTATCCCAGTGATGTTGCCGCCGGCGCGCTGGTCGGCGCCGCCGTCGCCGCAGCCGCGATCCGCTTGGACAACTCTGGAGACTCGGCATGA